From Staphylococcus sp. M0911, a single genomic window includes:
- a CDS encoding DUF1304 family protein — translation MSILTAILVILVAIEFLLIMVLQTLLTTSNKTSHTFKMSTSALKDKNLNTLMKNQGLYNGLLGIFILYAYFLSTHPKELTTCLLVYMIIVAIYGALTSQKAIIIKQGLLPILALLSLLF, via the coding sequence TTGAGTATACTCACTGCTATTTTAGTAATACTTGTGGCAATAGAATTCTTATTAATCATGGTGTTACAAACATTACTAACCACATCTAACAAAACTAGTCATACTTTCAAAATGAGTACATCTGCATTAAAAGATAAAAACCTAAATACTTTAATGAAGAATCAAGGGCTTTACAATGGTTTACTTGGTATTTTCATTCTCTATGCCTACTTTTTGAGTACTCATCCTAAAGAATTGACTACATGTCTTCTTGTATATATGATCATTGTTGCTATATATGGTGCACTAACAAGTCAAAAAGCCATCATCATTAAGCAAGGGCTTTTACCAATACTTGCACTTCTATCATTACTATTTTAA
- a CDS encoding Glu/Leu/Phe/Val dehydrogenase, with protein sequence MIFETMEQEDYEQIVFCQDQSTGLKAIICIHDTTLGPALGGCRVRNDYASEEEAIEDAMNLARGMTYKNAAAGLDLGGGKTVVMGSPNKEDEEAFYRALGRYVHTLNGRYYTAEDVGTSEHEMNLIHKETPYVCGTSKSFGSAGNPSPMTAYGIYIAMKRTALEQFNGESLEGKTVAVQGVGHVSYELCRLLHEDGVKLIVTDINKDNAQRAVDEFNATFVEPDDIFSVEADIFAPCALGGILNDDTIPQLKVKAICGSANNQLKDENKHSQMLEEKGILYAPDYIVNSGGVINTADELNGYNETRAKESIEGIDKIVKHIFDIAKEQHKTPLEASQHFAETRLKQMSHIQDIRK encoded by the coding sequence ATGATTTTTGAAACAATGGAACAAGAAGATTATGAACAAATAGTTTTTTGCCAAGATCAATCAACGGGTCTAAAGGCAATTATTTGTATTCATGATACAACGCTTGGACCAGCATTAGGTGGTTGCCGCGTGAGAAATGATTATGCATCAGAAGAAGAAGCAATTGAGGATGCTATGAATTTAGCACGCGGAATGACATATAAAAATGCTGCAGCTGGCTTAGACCTTGGTGGAGGTAAGACAGTAGTGATGGGATCACCTAATAAAGAAGATGAAGAAGCATTCTATAGAGCATTAGGGCGTTATGTTCATACATTAAATGGTCGTTATTATACAGCTGAAGATGTAGGTACATCAGAGCATGAAATGAACCTTATTCATAAAGAAACACCTTATGTTTGTGGTACAAGTAAGTCGTTCGGCTCAGCAGGTAATCCAAGTCCTATGACAGCTTATGGTATATATATTGCTATGAAGCGTACGGCTTTAGAACAATTTAATGGTGAATCTCTTGAAGGTAAGACCGTAGCAGTTCAAGGTGTGGGACACGTGTCCTATGAACTTTGTCGTCTTTTACATGAAGATGGTGTTAAGTTGATTGTTACTGATATAAATAAAGATAATGCACAACGTGCAGTAGATGAGTTTAATGCGACATTTGTTGAACCAGATGATATCTTTTCAGTAGAAGCGGATATCTTCGCGCCATGTGCACTCGGTGGTATATTAAATGACGATACAATTCCTCAATTAAAAGTTAAAGCGATTTGTGGTTCAGCAAATAACCAATTAAAAGATGAAAACAAACATAGTCAAATGTTAGAAGAAAAAGGTATATTATATGCACCAGATTATATTGTGAATAGTGGTGGTGTAATCAACACTGCTGATGAGTTGAATGGATATAATGAAACGCGTGCTAAGGAAAGTATTGAAGGTATAGATAAAATTGTGAAACATATCTTTGATATCGCCAAAGAACAACATAAAACACCATTAGAAGCGTCACAACATTTTGCAGAAACACGATTGAAACAAATGTCCCATATTCAAGATATTAGAAAATAA
- a CDS encoding cold-shock protein: MNNGTVKWFNSEKGFGFIEREDGSDVFVHFSAIAEEGYKSLEEGQKVEFDIVEGDRGEQAANVVKM; this comes from the coding sequence ATGAATAACGGTACAGTTAAATGGTTTAATTCAGAAAAAGGTTTTGGTTTCATCGAAAGAGAAGATGGAAGCGACGTATTCGTACATTTCTCAGCAATCGCTGAAGAAGGATACAAATCATTAGAAGAAGGACAAAAAGTTGAATTCGACATCGTTGAAGGCGATCGTGGAGAACAAGCAGCTAATGTCGTAAAAATGTAA
- a CDS encoding Ig-like domain-containing protein — translation MKNRQGFLPNKLNKYAIRKFTVGTASLLIGATLVFGVGNVARADELDNASSQNNDGNKDKSEPVDITELTNTNETASTEDQATDKATTNVSEEANHADQTAATTQDTSQTEKSNTEETQNTEQANTEKASSNQTTKDSSNIEQDTINKTNDKTSTTTEDNKGVTSVTDEKSDASSTTDKNNDDKTTTAEESKTSEEPTTETTTTKETQSTDNKSASTTKETSSQDQSTNENSTTDNSSQEKQTTSTKETANTSKKASSTEKVNEPQTTTYENKVETELGKQLAASDNKEQAVQSFLNDQVSKTEAKEILNNTDVDFNKATDEEINQAVLQAALTEMANKQKSTETLATPPKTRTFMRAMATPRMLAAAVTSPDQDAQKSLATSDNYTFASLVFDPEALDSDAVKNSTSIPFNIDAYMSGANSGTRYKIDLNLDSKIADHVTKISVNPAGSNTPVQFTRLKNDDGTPSNIWEVNYIRASGGLFGGAEILASKTASGGKIELDDTVGNILNNAGDLSDNKLNYQIYVRDSSNNTIIRTSESSGYFLTDADKDLVDLNNNTSTANSNDFKASSGTASLDTKVGDNGAIIVDQQVIKNGIFGYGGAQNKQWSYNYQIDKDLIPFIQSVELDKYDYDGLKGFDKTYNAANKVADLSIDANGNGTITASDLNKLIEFNNGLPETVGMRIVIKLNQSPNNILTKDAQYDAKGNLISSTTDQVEDFTFAGYLTDNAGKLINNTLGTSSLELQDYDKDGLLDRYEREVSLTDANNADTDGDTKNDGDEVKTYHTSPLVGQPNAADITINDTKVSGSVTLKPNAGTQTAKVINSAGQVIGTSTVNSDGTFAVTIPKSAAGQYTIAIDAPNYDNDETNTFNIVDNTIVPAPLVDPVDDNDTTIGVHGTAGSTVTVKDSNNNVIGTVTLGANSTTGTLTLSKPLAAGTQLTSTATKNGKTSAVSPTVTVTDATAPDAPVINPVTSDDTTVTGKAEPNSTVTVTFPDGTTQVTTADASGNYTVNIPANEDFTGGETIKASAKDAAGNKSVDSNVTVTDTTAPNQPTVNQVTSEDKTITGKAEPNSTVTVTFPDGTKVQAITATDGSYRVAVPTNIDLVGGETLGVTSTDKAGNTSTAANTTVVDVTAPKEPVINDVTSEDKTITGTSEPNSTVTVTFPDGTKASATADASGNYTIGIPDSEDLKGDEELSVVATDAAGNVSVDAGTTVLDKTPPEVPTINPVTSEDKTITGKAEPNSTVTVTFPDGTTANATTDGDGNYTIDIPANEDLKGGEALPVTSTDGAGNQSGAATTTVTDTTAPTVPTINPVTREDTTITGHAEPGSTVTVTFPDGNTATGTTDADGNYVINIPTDEDLKGGEELPVTSTDKAGNKSDVATTEVTDTTAPEAPTVNPVTSEDKTITGKAEPNSTVTVTFPDGTTATGNTDADGNYVIDIPANEDLKGGETLPVTSTDKAGNKSQPASTVVTDTTAPTVPTVNPVSSEDKTVTGKAEPNSTVTVTFPDGTTASGTTDADGNYTIDIPANEDLKGGETLPVTATDKDGNKSEPATTTVTDTTAPEAPTVNPVTSDDTQITGKAEPNSTVTVTFPDGNTASGTTDADGNYVINIPSSEDLKGGETLPVTSTDKAGNTSEPAPTVVTDTTAPTVPSVNPVTSDDTQITGKAEQGSTVTVTFPDGNTATGTTDADGNYVINIPSNEDLKGGETLPVTATDKDGNQSEPATTVVTDTTAPSTPTVNPVTSDDTQITGKAEPNSTVTVTFPDGKTTSSTTDADGNYVINIPSSEDLKGGEELPVTATDKAGNTSDKATTVVTDTTAPTVPSVNPVTSDDTQITGKAEPNSTVTVTFPDGTKASGTTDADGNYVIDIPANEDLKGGETLPVTATDKDGNESEPATTVVTDTTAPTVPSVNPVTSDDTQITGKAEPGSTVTVTFPDGTKASGTTDADGNYVINIPANEDLKGGETLPVTSTDKDGNESEPATTVVTDTTAPSVPTVNPVTSDDTQITGKAEPGSTVTVTFPDGTKATGKTDADGNYVINIPANEDLKGGETLPVTATDKDGNESQPSTTVVTDTTAPTVPSVNPVTSDDTQITGKAEPGSTVTVTFPDGTKATGTADQDGNYVIDIPANEDLKGGETLPVTATDKDGNESEPATTVVTDTTAPTVPTVNPVTSNDKTITGKAEPGSTVTVTFPDGSTSTGKADQDGNYVIDIPANEDLKGGETLPVTSTDKDGNTSEPATTVVTDTTAPEAPTVNPVTSDDTQITGKAEPNSTVTVTFPDGTTASGTTDADGNYVIDIPANEDLKGGETLPVTATDKDGNTSDKTTTVVTDTTAPTVPTINPVTSEDKTITGKAEPGSTVTVTFPDGTTATGKTDDNGNYVIDIPANEDLKGGETLPVTSTDKDGNESQPTTTVVTDTTAPSVPTINPVTSDDTQITGKAEPNSTVTVTFPDGTTATGKTDENGNYVIDIPANEDLKGGETLPVTATDKDGNTSEPATTVVTDTTAPSVPTVNPVTSDDTQITGKAEPNSTVTVTFPDGTKASGTTDADGNYVIDIPAGENLKGGDHIGVTATDANGNTSPSTDGTVVDDGKPVDPSQPTDPTNPGEPTDPSQPTDPTNPGEPTDPSQPTDPTNPGEPTDPSQPTDPTNPGEPTDPSQPTDPTNSGEPTEPGQPTDPTNPGEPTEPGQPANPTNPGEPTEQTTQGHVSGNNVTSNGAVQQRNHETSSTNKGNNHEKDQSELPETGQDGVNKGTLFGTLLAGLGALFLFFKRRREDEEEEEK, via the coding sequence ATGAAGAATAGACAAGGCTTTTTACCAAACAAATTAAACAAATATGCAATTAGAAAATTTACGGTAGGTACTGCATCGTTATTAATAGGTGCGACATTAGTATTTGGCGTAGGAAATGTAGCGAGAGCAGATGAATTAGATAATGCATCGTCACAAAATAACGACGGCAATAAAGATAAAAGTGAACCTGTCGATATAACCGAACTGACTAATACTAACGAAACAGCTAGTACAGAGGATCAAGCAACTGACAAAGCAACTACAAATGTGTCAGAAGAAGCTAATCATGCTGATCAAACGGCAGCAACAACTCAAGATACTAGTCAAACAGAAAAATCTAATACGGAAGAGACACAAAATACCGAACAAGCAAACACAGAAAAAGCTTCTTCAAATCAAACAACAAAAGACTCCTCTAATATAGAACAAGACACAATTAATAAAACAAATGATAAAACATCAACAACGACTGAAGATAATAAAGGTGTTACATCAGTAACTGATGAAAAATCAGATGCTTCTTCAACGACTGACAAGAATAACGATGACAAAACAACAACTGCAGAAGAAAGTAAAACATCAGAAGAACCAACTACAGAAACAACGACTACTAAAGAAACTCAATCAACAGATAATAAGTCGGCCTCTACAACTAAAGAAACTTCCTCACAAGACCAATCAACAAATGAAAATTCAACAACAGACAATTCATCTCAAGAAAAGCAAACAACATCAACTAAGGAAACTGCTAATACATCAAAGAAAGCAAGTTCAACAGAAAAAGTTAATGAGCCACAAACTACAACATATGAAAATAAAGTGGAGACAGAACTTGGTAAACAATTAGCAGCATCAGATAATAAAGAACAAGCTGTTCAATCATTCTTAAATGATCAAGTGTCTAAAACAGAAGCTAAAGAAATTTTAAATAATACAGATGTTGATTTCAATAAAGCAACAGACGAAGAAATTAATCAAGCCGTTTTACAAGCTGCATTAACTGAAATGGCAAACAAACAGAAGAGTACAGAAACATTAGCTACGCCACCTAAAACTAGAACGTTTATGCGTGCAATGGCTACACCTAGAATGTTGGCAGCAGCTGTAACATCCCCTGATCAAGATGCTCAAAAATCATTAGCGACATCAGATAACTATACATTTGCGTCATTAGTGTTTGACCCAGAAGCATTAGATTCAGATGCTGTTAAAAATAGTACATCAATTCCATTTAATATTGATGCTTATATGTCGGGTGCTAACTCAGGAACAAGATATAAAATCGACTTAAACTTAGACTCTAAAATTGCTGATCATGTAACGAAAATATCAGTTAACCCAGCTGGAAGTAATACACCGGTTCAATTTACAAGATTAAAAAATGATGACGGTACACCTTCTAATATTTGGGAAGTGAATTATATTCGAGCTAGCGGTGGATTATTTGGTGGTGCAGAAATTTTAGCATCTAAAACTGCATCAGGCGGTAAAATTGAATTAGATGATACTGTGGGTAATATTTTAAATAATGCAGGAGATTTATCTGATAATAAATTAAATTATCAAATTTATGTTAGAGATTCTTCTAATAATACAATTATTCGTACGTCTGAAAGCAGTGGTTACTTCCTTACAGATGCAGATAAAGATTTAGTTGATTTAAACAATAATACTTCAACAGCAAACTCAAATGATTTTAAAGCAAGTAGTGGTACGGCTAGTTTAGACACTAAAGTAGGCGACAATGGCGCAATTATCGTTGACCAACAAGTTATCAAAAATGGTATCTTCGGATATGGTGGCGCTCAAAATAAACAATGGAGCTACAATTATCAAATTGATAAAGATTTAATTCCATTTATTCAAAGTGTTGAATTAGATAAATATGATTATGATGGATTAAAAGGTTTTGATAAAACATATAATGCTGCTAACAAAGTAGCTGATTTATCTATCGATGCCAATGGTAATGGTACGATTACAGCAAGTGATTTAAATAAATTAATCGAATTTAATAATGGTTTACCTGAAACAGTAGGTATGAGAATCGTTATTAAATTAAACCAAAGTCCCAATAATATTTTAACTAAAGATGCACAATATGATGCCAAAGGTAATTTAATTAGTTCTACAACTGACCAAGTTGAAGATTTTACATTTGCTGGATACCTTACAGATAATGCTGGCAAATTAATTAATAACACATTAGGTACATCTTCGTTAGAATTACAAGACTATGATAAAGATGGCTTATTAGATCGTTATGAAAGAGAAGTATCATTAACTGATGCCAATAATGCAGACACAGATGGCGATACTAAAAATGATGGAGACGAAGTGAAAACATATCATACATCACCATTAGTAGGTCAACCTAATGCTGCAGATATTACGATTAATGACACTAAAGTTAGTGGTTCAGTAACGTTAAAACCAAATGCAGGTACACAAACTGCTAAAGTCATAAATTCAGCGGGTCAAGTTATTGGTACGTCTACTGTTAATAGTGATGGTACATTTGCTGTAACGATTCCAAAATCAGCTGCTGGTCAATACACAATTGCTATTGATGCGCCGAATTATGATAATGATGAAACAAATACATTTAATATTGTAGATAATACTATTGTTCCAGCACCATTAGTGGATCCTGTCGATGATAACGACACGACTATTGGCGTTCATGGTACTGCTGGTTCAACAGTGACAGTAAAAGATAGTAATAACAATGTCATTGGTACAGTTACATTAGGTGCAAACAGTACAACTGGTACGTTAACTTTATCAAAACCTTTAGCTGCAGGAACTCAATTAACATCAACTGCAACTAAAAATGGTAAAACAAGTGCGGTTTCACCAACAGTAACAGTGACAGATGCAACAGCACCAGATGCGCCAGTGATTAACCCGGTAACTAGTGATGATACAACGGTTACAGGTAAAGCAGAACCGAATTCAACAGTAACAGTTACATTCCCAGACGGCACTACGCAAGTTACAACTGCGGATGCATCAGGTAATTATACTGTTAATATCCCTGCTAATGAAGACTTTACTGGTGGCGAAACAATTAAAGCTTCAGCTAAAGATGCTGCAGGCAATAAATCAGTTGATTCAAACGTGACTGTGACAGATACAACAGCACCAAATCAACCAACGGTCAATCAAGTAACAAGTGAAGATAAAACAATCACAGGTAAAGCAGAACCAAACTCAACAGTAACAGTAACATTCCCAGATGGGACTAAAGTTCAAGCCATTACAGCAACAGATGGTAGTTATCGAGTGGCTGTACCTACCAATATTGATTTAGTAGGTGGCGAAACATTAGGCGTTACTTCAACTGATAAAGCTGGAAACACATCGACGGCTGCAAATACAACAGTTGTAGATGTTACAGCACCAAAAGAACCTGTAATTAATGATGTAACAAGTGAAGATAAAACAATTACTGGTACATCAGAACCAAACTCAACAGTAACAGTAACATTCCCAGATGGTACAAAGGCTTCAGCGACAGCAGATGCTTCGGGTAATTACACAATTGGTATTCCAGATTCTGAAGACTTAAAAGGTGATGAAGAATTAAGTGTAGTTGCAACAGATGCAGCAGGTAATGTGTCAGTCGATGCTGGTACAACAGTATTAGATAAAACACCGCCTGAAGTACCAACCATCAACCCAGTAACAAGTGAAGACAAAACAATCACAGGTAAAGCAGAACCAAATTCAACAGTAACAGTAACATTCCCAGATGGTACAACAGCTAATGCGACAACAGATGGCGACGGTAATTATACAATTGATATCCCTGCCAATGAAGATTTAAAAGGTGGAGAAGCATTACCAGTGACATCAACAGATGGCGCAGGTAACCAATCTGGTGCAGCGACTACGACAGTAACAGATACAACGGCACCTACAGTACCAACAATTAATCCAGTAACAAGGGAAGATACAACAATTACAGGTCATGCGGAACCAGGTTCAACAGTAACAGTAACGTTCCCAGATGGAAATACAGCTACTGGTACAACGGATGCAGATGGCAATTATGTTATCAATATTCCTACTGATGAAGACTTAAAAGGTGGAGAAGAGTTACCAGTGACTTCTACAGATAAAGCTGGTAATAAATCTGATGTTGCGACAACTGAAGTAACAGATACAACAGCACCAGAAGCACCAACAGTTAATCCAGTAACAAGTGAAGATAAAACAATCACAGGTAAAGCAGAGCCAAACTCAACAGTAACAGTGACATTCCCGGATGGCACAACAGCAACAGGCAATACAGATGCAGATGGCAATTATGTGATTGATATTCCAGCTAACGAAGATCTAAAAGGTGGCGAAACATTACCAGTTACATCTACAGATAAAGCTGGCAATAAATCTCAACCTGCGTCAACAGTGGTAACAGATACAACAGCGCCAACAGTACCGACTGTAAACCCAGTATCTAGTGAAGATAAAACAGTTACAGGTAAAGCAGAGCCAAACTCAACAGTAACAGTAACGTTCCCAGATGGTACGACAGCTAGTGGTACGACAGACGCAGATGGAAACTATACAATAGATATTCCAGCGAATGAAGACTTAAAAGGTGGCGAAACATTACCAGTTACAGCGACAGACAAAGACGGCAATAAATCAGAACCAGCAACAACGACAGTAACAGACACAACAGCACCAGAAGCACCAACAGTCAATCCAGTAACAAGTGATGATACACAAATCACAGGTAAAGCGGAGCCGAACTCAACAGTAACGGTAACGTTCCCGGATGGAAATACAGCTAGTGGCACAACAGATGCAGATGGAAACTATGTTATTAATATCCCTTCAAGCGAAGACTTAAAAGGCGGCGAAACATTACCAGTTACATCTACAGATAAAGCTGGAAACACATCAGAACCAGCACCAACAGTGGTAACAGATACAACAGCACCAACAGTACCATCAGTGAATCCAGTGACAAGTGATGATACGCAAATTACAGGTAAAGCAGAACAAGGATCAACGGTAACAGTGACATTCCCAGACGGAAACACAGCGACAGGAACAACAGATGCGGATGGCAATTATGTTATCAATATTCCATCTAACGAAGACTTAAAAGGTGGCGAAACATTACCAGTAACAGCTACAGACAAAGATGGTAATCAATCAGAACCAGCAACAACAGTAGTGACAGATACAACAGCACCATCAACACCGACTGTAAACCCAGTAACAAGTGACGATACACAGATCACAGGTAAAGCAGAGCCAAACTCAACAGTGACAGTAACGTTCCCAGATGGTAAAACAACAAGTAGTACAACAGACGCAGATGGAAACTATGTCATCAATATTCCTTCAAGCGAAGACTTAAAAGGTGGAGAAGAGTTACCAGTAACAGCTACAGATAAAGCTGGTAATACGTCTGATAAAGCAACAACAGTGGTAACAGATACAACAGCGCCAACGGTACCATCTGTAAACCCAGTAACAAGTGACGATACACAAATCACAGGTAAAGCAGAGCCAAACTCAACAGTGACAGTAACATTCCCAGATGGCACGAAAGCTAGTGGAACAACAGATGCAGATGGTAATTATGTGATTGACATCCCAGCAAACGAAGATCTAAAAGGTGGCGAAACATTACCAGTAACAGCTACAGATAAAGACGGTAATGAATCAGAACCAGCAACAACAGTAGTAACAGATACAACAGCACCAACAGTACCATCTGTAAACCCAGTAACAAGTGATGATACACAAATCACAGGTAAAGCGGAACCAGGTTCAACGGTAACAGTGACATTCCCAGATGGCACGAAAGCTAGTGGTACAACAGATGCGGACGGTAACTATGTGATTAATATTCCTGCCAACGAAGATCTAAAAGGTGGCGAAACATTACCAGTAACGTCTACTGATAAAGATGGCAATGAATCAGAACCAGCAACAACAGTAGTGACAGATACAACAGCACCATCTGTACCGACTGTTAATCCGGTAACAAGTGATGATACACAAATTACAGGTAAAGCAGAGCCAGGCTCAACAGTGACAGTAACATTCCCAGATGGCACAAAAGCAACTGGTAAAACAGATGCAGATGGCAATTATGTGATTAATATTCCTGCCAACGAAGATTTAAAAGGTGGCGAAACATTACCAGTAACTGCAACAGATAAAGATGGTAACGAATCACAACCGTCAACAACAGTAGTGACAGATACAACAGCACCAACTGTACCATCAGTGAACCCAGTGACAAGTGATGATACACAAATTACAGGTAAAGCGGAACCAGGTTCAACAGTAACAGTAACGTTCCCAGATGGCACAAAAGCAACTGGTACAGCTGACCAAGATGGCAATTACGTGATTGATATCCCAGCTAATGAAGATTTAAAAGGTGGCGAAACATTACCAGTAACTGCAACAGATAAAGATGGTAACGAATCAGAACCAGCAACAACAGTAGTGACAGATACAACAGCACCAACTGTACCGACTGTTAATCCAGTAACAAGCAACGATAAGACGATTACAGGTAAAGCAGAACCAGGCTCAACAGTAACAGTGACGTTCCCAGATGGAAGCACTTCAACTGGCAAAGCTGATCAAGATGGCAACTATGTAATTGATATTCCAGCTAACGAAGATTTAAAAGGCGGAGAAACATTACCAGTAACGTCTACAGATAAAGACGGTAATACGTCAGAACCGGCAACAACAGTAGTGACAGATACAACAGCACCAGAAGCGCCAACAGTTAACCCAGTAACAAGTGATGATACACAAATCACAGGTAAAGCAGAGCCAAACTCAACAGTGACGGTAACATTCCCAGATGGCACAACAGCTAGTGGTACAACTGATGCAGATGGCAATTACGTGATTGATATCCCAGCTAATGAAGACCTAAAAGGTGGCGAAACATTACCAGTAACTGCAACAGATAAAGATGGTAATACATCAGATAAGACAACAACAGTAGTAACAGACACAACAGCACCAACTGTACCGACAATCAATCCGGTAACAAGTGAAGACAAAACAATTACAGGTAAAGCGGAACCAGGTTCAACAGTAACAGTGACGTTCCCAGATGGCACAACGGCAACAGGTAAAACAGATGATAACGGCAATTATGTCATCGATATTCCTGCCAACGAAGATCTAAAAGGCGGAGAAACATTACCAGTTACTTCAACAGATAAAGACGGTAATGAATCACAACCAACAACAACAGTAGTAACGGACACAACAGCACCGTCTGTACCGACAATCAACCCAGTAACAAGTGACGATACACAAATTACAGGTAAAGCAGAGCCAAACTCAACAGTGACTGTAACATTCCCAGATGGCACAACAGCGACAGGTAAAACAGATGAAAACGGTAACTATGTGATCGATATTCCAGCTAACGAAGATCTAAAAGGCGGAGAAACATTACCAGTCACAGCGACTGACAAAGATGGCAATACGTCAGAACCAGCAACAACAGTAGTAACAGACACAACAGCACCATCTGTACCAACTGTTAATCCGGTAACAAGTGACGATACACAAATTACAGGTAAAGCAGAACCAAACTCAACAGTGACGGTAACATTCCCAGATGGCACGAAAGCTAGTGGAACAACAGATGCAGATGGTAATTATGTGATTGACATCCCAGCTGGAGAAAATCTAAAAGGTGGAGATCATATTGGCGTTACAGCAACAGATGCTAATGGAAATACGTCTCCATCTACTGATGGAACAGTGGTTGATGATGGTAAACCTGTAGATCCAAGTCAACCGACAGATCCAACAAATCCAGGTGAACCAACGGATCCAAGTCAACCGACAGACCCAACAAATCCAGGTGAACCAACGGATCCAAGTCAACCGACAGACCCAACAAACCCAGGTGAACCAACGGATCCAAGTCAACCGACAGATCCAACAAATCCAGGTGAACCAACGGATCCAAGTCAACCGACAGACCCAACAAACTCAGGTGAACCAACGGAACCAGGTCAACCAACAGACCCAACAAACCCAGGTGAACCAACAGAACCAGGTCAACCGGCAAACCCAACAAATCCAGGTGAACCAACAGAACAAACAACACAAGGTCATGTATCTGGAAATAATGTAACTTCAAATGGTGCTGTACAACAAAGAAACCATGAGACATCATCAACAAACAAAGGTAATAATCATGAAAAAGATCAAAGTGAATTACCTGAAACTGGACAAGATGGTGTGAACAAAGGAACATTATTCGGTACATTATTAGCTGGATTAGGAGCGTTATTCTTATTCTTCAAACGTCGTAGAGAAGATGAAGAGGAAGAGGAAAAATAA
- a CDS encoding MarR family transcriptional regulator → MNDDNNQNDVKHNDIVTSFRDLGRRVVLYQHKIAEQLDVYNHDWTTIDMLSETGPITAGELGRRVGLTTGSVTALVDRLERAGYVKRERHPKDRRSIMIVPQYEDKSEVQHAYETLNQHMTELTNQYTAEQMETIQSFLKATTAILDNEIERKK, encoded by the coding sequence ATGAATGATGATAACAATCAAAATGATGTTAAACATAATGATATTGTGACTTCATTTAGAGATTTAGGACGGCGAGTTGTTTTATACCAACATAAAATTGCAGAACAATTAGATGTATATAATCATGATTGGACTACGATTGATATGTTAAGTGAGACGGGGCCTATCACTGCTGGTGAATTAGGTAGAAGAGTTGGACTTACAACGGGAAGTGTTACAGCATTGGTCGATCGATTAGAAAGAGCAGGCTATGTTAAACGTGAGCGTCATCCTAAAGATCGTCGAAGTATTATGATTGTTCCACAATATGAAGATAAATCAGAAGTACAACATGCTTATGAAACATTGAATCAACATATGACTGAACTGACAAATCAATATACGGCAGAGCAAATGGAAACCATTCAGTCGTTTCTAAAAGCAACAACAGCTATTTTAGATAATGAAATTGAACGTAAGAAATAA